The genomic window GGATACAGCGATCACGCCGCTCGGCTTAACCCCGCGGTGCTCGCAGATAGCGTCGTAGAGGTCGAAAAGGTCGCTGTGGAAATGCAGGCGGCGAACGCCAAGTAGTTCCGCAGAGCAGCTTAGACGAACCGTAATTCAAAACTTGCGCAGCCTCGCGACTGCATTTGTCGCGGGGCTGTGTTCGTAAGTTACGCTGAAAATCAATTGTTTAATATCGGCAAACCTGCTACGGTATTCAAGTGTTCTTCTTCGCTTTTCGCGCCTGCCGCGAACGCCTTAGAGCGAATCTGCCGCGAGGAAACTCCATTTTACAGCGCGTGAGAGTGAATTAATGAAGCGAACTCTACTGATTGCGGTCTTGGCGGCATTTGGGCTTATCGCCTGCCTGCCGAATGTATCTACCGAACTCTCAGAACCGGAGGCGCGCGCCCTGATAGAGCGCGAGGTGTTGAATATCTGCGGGGGCAAGAGCACGACAATCATCTCCAGCCTGCTGAACTCGGTCGAAGCTGCCGAACCCGTTGCGACACGAGACAATTGGATTTACACGCTGAATGTCGCGGACTCGCCGGAAGAGCTGGAGGCGCTCGTATTCCCGTCCAAAATAGTCTCAGGGCCGTTCATCGTCCATCTGAAGACCGATACCTGTAAGTAGTTTTCAGTTGCCAGCCGTTAGTTATTGGTTGCGTCCATCGGCGGACTTAATCTACCTAATTAGAAGATATCTCATAACTAACCAAGTCCGCGAACCTTGCCCTTCAACTGCGCTCAGACAGGCTCAGGGCGAACGAGATTTAGATATAAATCCGTTTCATTCACAAACAGACTTAACGCGATTTTGAGCGGCGAGACTATTTGTGAGATGAGTTCTAGACTGACAACTGATAACTGTTCACTGAAAACTGTTACGCCATCTCGCGCAGCCGCTTTTGCGTGACCAGTATGAGCGTTGTAACGCCTAGCAGCAGCACGGCTAGAATACCGACCACCGCCTGACCGCCGATGTACTCGGCTGCCGTGCCTGCGGGCAGCACGCCCAGCGGCATCAGTCCGAAGTTCAGCATGAACACGCTCATCACTCGACCGCGATCCCTGTCCTCTACCTCTTCCATTATCAGCGACTGGTTCAGCGTGCGCCGTCCCGCATCGCCGAGTCCAAGTGGTAGCATCAGAACGGCGGCAATGACATAGTTGGGAATGACCGCCACTAGCAGCAGTGTTACGCCCGATATGAAGCTGCCGACTAACAGCAGCATCCCGCGCCCGCTCTTGCCCAGCGATGCGATGAACAGCGAACCCACCAGCGAGCCGCCGCCCATTATCGTGACCAGCAGTCCCATCGCCTCCGGTCCCATGCGGTACACATCCACGATGAATATCGGCATCAGGAAGCGGAAAGGCATGGCGAGAAGCGCGGTCGCCAGTCCCATCAGGAGCAGTATCAGCACCAGCGGGCTGCGCTTGATATAGACCAGTCCGTCGATGATGTCGCCAATCATCGGCGCGGGACGGCGTCCGGCACCTGTGCCTGCGCGCGGTATCAGCCCGGTAAGCGCGAACGCGATGACTGCCAGCCCCGCTATGATGTAATAGACATTGTAGGCGCCGAGGTAGGCGTACGCCCAGCCGGCGAGCGCCGGCGCAGCGAGCGTCGTCGCGCTCATTGCGGCGGCATTGAGCGCCATCGCGTTCGACAAGCGTTCCTGCCCAACGAGTTGCGGGATAATCGCCTGTCGCGCGGGCATCAGGAAGGAAAACAGCGCGCCTTGAATGATGGACGCAATCCACAGGTGAAACCAAGTAATCACATCGAAATGTATGGCGACGCCGATGATGATGGCCAGCGCCGCGGACATTCCCTGTCCGAACTGTATGATGTACTTGCGCTCTAGTCGATCCGCAAACGCCCCGCCGAATAGCGACAGCGCGAGCAGCGGTACTGCAAACCCTGAGTTCACCACACCCAACAAGAACGGCGATGATGTAAGTTCGTACGCGAGATAGCCGCGCGCAATCATCTGCATCTGCATGCCACCCATCATCACAAGCATGCCCAGCCACAGATACAGGAAATTACGGTTGCGGAGCGAATCGAAGGTCGACCGCCAGTCCGAGCGTGGAGGCGCGCGGCGTCCCAAACTCGTCGTGGTTCTTGGGGGCGGGGAATTACTTGTCGGTATCGTGGAAGGCTGGGGAGGGGCAGACCGCGCTGCTGCTACAGCGGGTTGCCGTCTCGCGGGAACATCGGAGGCGTCAGACATGCCCGCAAGTCTATACCCAATGGGATGACGGCGCAAGCGAATGCGGATACAAGCAGCGATTGGATGATTTCGGACCCACCCGTCCTTTCACTCTCAAGTGGGCGGTTAGGATGGGGCCTATAGGCATCATTCGATCACGACGAGAACGGCAAAGAAAAGGGGCCTGGGCTGCAAGCAGCGCTCATCCGACTAGCGGCAGGCGCTCACAGGTGTTCAACCCAGACCCGTGTTTCCAAACGATGTTACGAACATTCTACCACAATCGCCGCCGCTAATGTTACGATGTACGCGACTTACACAGTATTTTGAATTGGCTATCTGCTCTGACGGACAGCACATTTGAGGAATAGTGAAATGGCAAACACACTCGGGCACCTGTTCAGAATCACGACTTGGGGCGAATCGCACGGCGACGCAATCGGTGTAACGGTTGACGGTTGCCCGCCGCGACTGCCGCTTGAGGTAGAGGAAATACAGAAGGAACTAGACCGCAGACGTCCCGGTCAGAGCGAAATCTCCACGCAGCGCAAGGAAGGCGACCGCGCCGAGATACTCTCCGGCGTGTTCGAGGGCGAAACGCTCGGAACACCAATTCTGATTGGCGTATGGAACGGCGACGCGCGCAGCAAAGACTACGACCACATGCGTCGTGTCTATCGCCCGTCGCACGCCGATTATAGCTACGATGCCAAGTACGGCATACGCAACTGGAAGGGCGGCGGTCGTGCCAGCGCCCGCGAGA from Chloroflexota bacterium includes these protein-coding regions:
- a CDS encoding MFS transporter gives rise to the protein MSDASDVPARRQPAVAAARSAPPQPSTIPTSNSPPPRTTTSLGRRAPPRSDWRSTFDSLRNRNFLYLWLGMLVMMGGMQMQMIARGYLAYELTSSPFLLGVVNSGFAVPLLALSLFGGAFADRLERKYIIQFGQGMSAALAIIIGVAIHFDVITWFHLWIASIIQGALFSFLMPARQAIIPQLVGQERLSNAMALNAAAMSATTLAAPALAGWAYAYLGAYNVYYIIAGLAVIAFALTGLIPRAGTGAGRRPAPMIGDIIDGLVYIKRSPLVLILLLMGLATALLAMPFRFLMPIFIVDVYRMGPEAMGLLVTIMGGGSLVGSLFIASLGKSGRGMLLLVGSFISGVTLLLVAVIPNYVIAAVLMLPLGLGDAGRRTLNQSLIMEEVEDRDRGRVMSVFMLNFGLMPLGVLPAGTAAEYIGGQAVVGILAVLLLGVTTLILVTQKRLREMA